A stretch of DNA from Noviherbaspirillum sedimenti:
GGTGATGAGTATTTTGGCGGGTAATTAATAATTTTATGCATTGTGGGACAGAGTTTACAAGTCGCCGCAGCGCGACGAGTTACTCTGTCCCCAACATTATATAAATGATGAATATTTTAATTAAAGGTGGCCGCCTGATCGACCCGGCCAACGCCATCGATGCGCAACAGGATGTCTATGTCGCCGACGGAAAAATTGCCGCTATCGGCGCGGCCCCTGGCGGATTTGTCGCCGACCGCACTATCGATGCGCAAGGCTTGCTGGTGGTGCCCGGCCTGGTGGACCTGAGCGCGCGCCTGCGCGAACCCGGCTATGAACACAAGGCGACCCTGGAATCGGAAATGCAGGCAGCGGTGCAGGGGGGCGTCACCAGCCTGGTGTGTCCGCCGGATACCGACCCCGTGCTGGACGAGCCGGGGCTGGTGGAAATGCTCAAGCACCGCGCCCGTCTCCTGAACCAGGCGCATGTCTATCCGCTCGGCGCGCTTACTGCCGGCCTGAAGGGCGAGGCGCTGACCGAGATGGCGGAATTGACCGAAGCGGGCTGTATCGGTTTTTCGCAGGCCGACCAGACGATTTTCGACACCAACGTACTGCTGCGGGCCATGCAGTATGCGCAAACTTTCGGCTACACGGTGTGGCTGCGTCCGCAGGACCCGCACCTGGGGCGTGACGGCATTGCCCACAGCGGCGCGGTGGCGTCGCGCCTGGGTCTGTCGGGCGTGCCGGTGATGGCCGAGACAGTCGCCCTGCATACGATTTTCGAATTGATGCGCGTCACGGGCGCGCGCGTGCACCTGTGCCGCATGTCGTCTGCCGCCGGGCTGGAGTTGGTGCGCGCGGCCAAGAAGGAGGGCTTGCCAGTCAGCTGCGACGTCGGCGTGCACCACGTCCACCTGATCGACATGGATATCGGCTTTTTCGACGCCAATGCGCGCATGACGCCGCCGCTGCGCGCCCAGCGCGACCGCGATGCGATCCGCCAGGCCCTGGCCGACGGCACCATCGACGCCATCTGCTCGGATCATACGCCGGTCGATGACGATGAAAAATTGCTGCCGTTCGGCGAGGCGACGCCCGGCGCCACCGGCCTGGAACTGCTGCTGTCGCTGACCTTGAAGTGGAGCGAGGAGACGGACTCGCTGGAGCCGTTGCGCGCAATTGCCAAGATCACCAGCGATGCTGCGCGTGTTGCCGGCCTGGCGGCTGGCAGCCTTGGCGTGGGCAGTATTGCCGACATCTGCCTGTTCGATCCGGCCGCGCGCTGGAAAGTGGCGGCGAAGGCGCTCGCCAGCCAGGGCAAGCATACGCCGTTCCTCGGCTATGAACTGGCCGGCCAGGTGCGCGCGACCATCGTCGCCGGCCACCTTGCTTTCGAGCGGGGACTTGCTTGACGGCCCTGCGACTGGCGCGCATTTGCCTGCATCTGCTGGCGGGACTACTGACTTGCGCGCTGGTGTTCCCTTTTGCCGGTGAGACTGGCCGGGCGCGCTGCATCCGGCGCTGGTCGGTCAAATTGCTGGGATTGTGCCAGGTAGAGGTCGAGCTCATCGATGCGGCTGTCGGCGCCACGCCATCGCATGCGCTGATCGTCGCCAACCACATTTCCTGGCTGGATATTTTCGTCATCAATTCCTGGCATCCCTGCCGCTTCGTCGCCAAGGCGGATATCCGCGCCTGGCCGCTGTTGGGCTGGTTGTGCGAAAAGTCCGGGACGATTTTCATCGAACGTGGCAGCCTGCGCGCGGTACGGCATATTTATGCGGGACTGGTGCACCGCCTGCGTGATGGCGAACGTGTGGCTTTTTTCCCCGAAGGCACGACCAGTGTGCAGGGCAGCGTACTGCCCTTCCATTCCAACCTGTTCGAATCGGCGATCGAGGCGCAGGTGCCGGTACAACCGTTTGCCTTGCGTTACCTTAGCGTAGAGGGCGAGCCGGGGCGTTTTGGCGAAGCTAGTCGCTTTCATCCGGCGGTCACCTTTATCGACGACATGACTTTTGTCGAAAGCCTGCTGGTCATCCTCAAGGGGGGAAGGATCCGGGCAGAACTGGTGCGCCTGCCGCTGATCGAGACTGCGGGCGGCCATCGCCGCGACCTGGCGCAGGCTGCGCAGCGTGCCATCGCCGCCGAGGTGGCGGCCGCAGAGGGGCTGCGCGCGGCCTGAGTCACCGCTGCGCTGGCGTCGCCCACATTCAGCCGGGTTGCTGGTATTGCGGGCAGCTCACCTGAACGAGGGTACGGTCCTCCAGGCGTATTGCGCTCAGCTTGCCGCCCCATACGCAACCGGTATCCAGGCCGATCAGGTTCGGCCGCTGGATCAGGCCGAGCGTGGACCAATGGCCGAACACAATGGTCGTATCGGCGCTGCGGCGCCCCGGCATGTCGAACCAGGGCGTAAAGCCTGCCAGATGTGGCCCGAATGCTTCCTTGTTGCTCAATTCCATGGCGCCGTCGGGTGTGCAATAACGGATGCGGGTCAGGGCATTGACGATGCAGCGCAGGCGGTCGGTGCCGGTCAAGGCATTGTCCCATTGTGCCGGCTGGTTGCCATACATCTCGCGCAGGAAATCGGCCCAGTCCGGTCCGCGCAGTACGCTTTCAACCTCTTGCGCCAGGCTCAGGGTTTGCGCCACCGTCCATTGCGGCAGGACGCCGGCATGGACCATCAGGTAGCCGTTTTCCAGATGCGCCAAGGGCCGCCGGCGCACCCAGTCGAGCCAGTCGTCGCGGTCGGGCGCCTGCAGGATGTCGTCCAGGGTATCGTTGGCGTGGGCCTTGCGAATGCCCTGCGACACTGCCAGCAAATGCAGGTCATGATTGCCCAGCAAGGCGGTGGCGCGCGTGCCCAGGCTGCGGATGGTGTGCAGCGTTTGCAGCGATTGCGGTCCGCGGTTGACTAGGTCGCCGACGAAGATCAGGCTGGCTTGCGGACTTTCCTTTTCAATTTTCTCAAGCAGCAAGCTCAGGCTGGGGCGGCAGCCTTGCAGGTCACCGATGGCATAGGTGGACATGGAGTAAGAGGCCAGGGAAGTGTTCATTAGCTACATTGTATATTCTTCGAAACATGGAATTGTGCGGCCAATCTCATTACAATCACCGCAATATTTGCTTTTTCCCCTATTTAATTCGGGATGTTTGCACGCAATTCGCGGAAAGCATTTGCATCTTTCTGCGTGGGATCAGGCATTGGCCTTGTGTCTGGAGAAATACTCTCGGGGCGCGTAGTATAGTCATGTGGCGTACAATTATTAATTAATTAACAAATCATTCAGAGTGCATGAAAGCGTTCCTTGACTTACCACGGTTTTATAAAAAACTGATTGCCGTGGCGGCAGACCTGGTGTTTTTGCCGCTGGCATTTTACCTGGCCATTATCATGCGCTATGAGGGCATGACCATGGACTTGTTCAAGCAATACGTCTGGCTGATCCTGGCGGCGCCTGCAGTCTCCATTCCGATTTTCATCAAGTTGGGCTTGTACCGCGCCGTAGTGCGCTTCATCGACCACAAGATCGTGTATGTGGTGATCAGCGGCGTGACCCTGGCGGTCATGATCATGGCGGCACTCGTAACAATGATCCATCATGTCGGCTTATCGCGTGGGGCGCTGGGCATTTACTGGGTAATCGCCATTCTGTATGTCGTGGCTAGCCGCTTCGTGGCGCGTAGTTATTTTTTGCATGCAAGTTTTGCTGGCACTGATCGTCCGCGCGTGGCCATTTATGGCGCCGGCCAGGGTGGCACCCAATTGCTGGGGGCGCTACGTGCCGGCCAGGATTACTTGCCGGTGGCATTCATTGACGACAAGGCTGAATTGCACGGAACGACCATCGGCGGCATCAAGGTCTTTCCTTCCACCCACCTGGCTGCCATGGTCGCCAGAAAAAAAATCAACGGTGTCGTGCTGGCCATGCCATCGGTGACAAAGGCACAGCAAAAACACATCATCGATCGCCTGGAACCCTTGAAGCTCAAGACCTGGGTCATGCCGCCGATGGAAAATCTGATGTCGGGTACTTCGCGGGCACAGGATGTGCGGGAAATCGACATCGAGGACTTGTTGGGGCGCGATCCGGTGGCGCCGGATGCTGCCCTGATTTCAAAGTGCATTACCGGAAAAACCGTCATGGTCAGCGGCGCAGGCGGTTCGATTGGTGGCGAATTGTGCCGGCAAATTCTCAAGCAACGGCCCGATCGCCTGATTCTGCTGGAATTGTCGGAATTCGCGCTCTATTCGATCGAACAGGAATTGCAGGGATTGCAAAAAAGCTTGCGCCTTGAAATTGAAGTGCTGCCTTTTCTGGGGTCGGTGCTGGAGCAGGAAAAATGCGAGCGCATCATGCGCAATTTTTCCGTGGAAACCATTTACCATGCCGCCGCCTACAAACATGTGCCGCTGGTCGAGCACAATCCGATCGACGGCATTCGCAACAATGCACTGGGTACGCTGAGCCTGGCACGGGCGGCAATCGCCGCAGGGGTGAAATGCTTCGTGTTGATTTCCACCGACAAGGCGGTGCGTCCAACCAATGTCATGGGTTCGACCAAACGCCTGGCGGAATTGGTGATGCAAGCCTTCGCCCGCCAGCAAAAAACTACCCGCTTTTGCATGGTTCGATTCGGCAATGTGCTTGGTTCGTCCGGATCGGTGGTGCCGCTGTTCCGCAAGCAAATCATGGCGGGTGGCCCGATCACGCTGACCCATCCGGAAATCACCCGTTATTTCATGACCATCCCGGAAGCCGCGCAACTGGTGCTGCAGGCCGGCGCCATGGGCGACGGTGGCGATGTGTTCGTGCTCGACATGGGGGAGCCGGTGAAAATCGTCGACATGGCCAGGCGCATGGTGCATTTGAGCGGCCTGGAAGTCAAAAGCGATGAGTCGCCGGACGGCACCATCGAAATTCGCCATGTCGGCTTGCGCCCCGGCGAAAAGCTGTATGAAGAATTGCTGATTGGCTCGAATGTCGAGGGCACCGAACATCCGCTCATCCTGCGCGCGAAGGAAGCGGAAATTCCCTGGGGCTTGCTGCAGGAACTGCTCGGCAAGCTGGAAGCTGCCTGTGCTCGTTACGACCATGAGGAAGTGCGTGCATTGCTGTTGCAGATCGTGCCTGGCTACGCGCCGCAATGCGGTATCGAAGACCTGATTTGGCGTACCAAAAACGATTTATTGTTTTTGGGGAAAGCAACCCTGCATTGATCTCAGTTATTTTTATTAAAAGAAAGTCGTAATGTTGAAACTCACCCAAAGTATCTTCAAGGCTTACGATATCCGCGGTATCGTCGGCAAAACCCTGGATGCCGCGATTGCGCGGCAAATCGGCCAGGCATTCGGCAGTGCGGTGCGCGCCAGGGGCGAAAAAAATGTCGTGATCGGTCGCGATGGCCGCCTGTCCGGCCCGGAACTGGCCAGCGCCCTGGCCGCCGGCTTACAGTCCGCCGGGGTCGATGTGATCGATCTTGGCGTGGTGGCCACCCCGCTGGTTTATTTTGGCACGCACATGCTGGATGCCCAGTCCGGCATCATGGTAACCGGCAGCCACAATCCGCCGGATTACAACGGTTTCAAGATGGTGCTGGGCAGTGAGGCGATCTACGGCGACACCATCCAGGCGCTGTATCAGGCGATCGTCAAGGGCGAGTTTGCCATCGGCGCCGGCAGCTATCGCCAGCACGATATCAGGGATGCCTACCTGCAGCGCATCGTCGGTGACGTCAAGCTGGCGCGGCCGATGAAGATCGCCGTCGATTGCGGCAATGGTGTGGCCGGCGCTTTTGCCGGGGACTTGTATCGCGCCATGGGTTGCGAAGTGACCGAATTGTTTTGCGAGGTCGATGGCAATTTCCCCAACCACCATCCCGATCCGGCGCATCCGGAAAACCTGCAGGACCTGATTCGTTGTGTGCAACAGGGCGATGCTGAAATCGGCCTGGCTTTCGACGGCGACGGCGACCGCCTGGGCGTGGTGACCAAGGATGGCCAGATCATTTTCCCGGACCGGCAATTGATGTTGTTCGCCGAGGACGTGCTGTTGCGCAATCCGGGCCAGCAAATCCTCTATGACGTCAAATGCACGCGCCACCTGGCGCCCTGGATCGCGCAGCGCGGCGGCCAGCCGCTGATGTGGAAAACCGGTCATTCGCTGGTCAAGGCCAAGATGCGCGAGACTGGCGCCCCGCTGGGCGGCGAGATGAGCGGCCATGTCTTCTTCAAGGATCGCTGGTACGGCTTCGACGATGGCTTGTATGCCGGCGCGCGCATGCTGGAGCTCCTGAGCCGGCAGCAGGATCCCTCGGCCATCCTGAACGCCTTGCCGCAATCGGCGTCGACGCCGGAACTGCAGCTGCAATTGCAGGAAGGGGAAAATTTTGCGCTGATCGGCAAGCTGCAAGGCGAGGCGCGCTTCCCGGGCTCGGACCAGACCATCACCATCGACGGCTTGCGCGTCGAATACCCGGATGGCTTTGGCCTGGCGCGTTCGTCCAACACCACGCCGGTGATCGTGATGCGCTTCGAAGCCGAATCGCCGCAAGCCCTGCAGCGCATCCAGGGCGAATTCAAGCGTGTGATCCTGGCCGCCAAGCCCGACGCCGCCCTGCCGTTCTGATGGCTGCTGGCCTTTGCTCCTGATGCGCCGGCTGTATTCATTCGCCTGGTGGCTCGCGCTGCCGCTGGTGCTGGCGCGCCTGTGGTGGCGCGGCCGCAGGGAACCCGGCTACCGGCGGCATGTGAGCGAACGCCTCGGCTTTTATCGCGGCATTGATCGCAGCGTTGCGGCCGGTCGTCCCCTGTTATGGGTGCATGCGGTTTCGGTCGGCGAGACGCGGGCGGCAGAGCCGCTGATCGACAGCCTGCTGGCTGCCTATCCGGATGCGGCCGTGCTGCTGACGCACATGACGCCGACCGGTCGCGCCACCGGCCGTGCCTTGTTCGGCAAACACGGCGCGCGCCTCGTGCAATCCTACCTGCCTTACGATACCGGCTGGATGGTGCGGCGTTTTCTCTCGCATTTCCAGCCCCGCCTGTGCGTATTGATGGAGACTGAAGTCTGGCCGAACCTGATTGCCGGTTGCGTGCGTCAGCATGTCCCGGTGATGTTGGTCAATGCCCGCTTGTCGGAACGTTCGCTGGCCAAGGCACAGCGCCTGTCGGGCCTGATGCGGGAAGCGGCGCGGGGATTTTCCTGTATTGCCGCCCAGACCGAGGCCGACGCGGCGCGTCTGCGCCAGATGGGCGCCAGCAACGTGCATGTCACCGGCAGCATCAAGTTCGATGTCGCGCCGCCGCAGGAAATACTGATCCGTGGCGCTGCCTTGCGTGGCCAGATCGGCAGTCGTCCGGTATTGTTGTGCGCCAGCACGCGCGAAGGCGAAGAGGAATTGATCCTGGACGCGCTGCTGCAATGCGACCTGCAGCAGGCGCTGGTGGTCATCGTGCCGCGTCATCCACAGCGTTTCGATGCAGTCGCGCGTATGGCGGCCCTGCGCAATATCATGCTGTGCCGCCGTTCTGAACTGGGCAGCGCCTGGGTCGGGCCGGAGGTGCGTGTGCTGCTGGGAGACTCGATGGGCGAGATGTTCGCCTATTATGCGGCCTGCGATGTCGCTTTCATCGGCGGCAGCCTGCTGCCATTGGGCGGGCAGAACCTGATCGAAGCCTGCGCACTCGGCAAGCCGGTGCTGATCGGCCCGCATACCCATAATTTCCTGACCATCAGCGCCGATGCCGTGGATGCCGGCGCCGCCATCCGCGTCGCCGATGCGCCCGCCATGCTGCAGCAGGCGCGACGCCTGCTGCAGGCCGACGTCGAGCGCATCGTGATGGGCGCCAAGGCCAAGGCGTATGCCGAACAGCACCGCGGCGCCACCGCCAGGACGATGGCCTTGCTCAAGCCGCTGATCGATTAAGTTTTTTCGAATTCCGGACCCGCGGTTGGGCGTCGCCGAAACGCGCCCTGGCGTCGTCACTTATTTTGCAGCGCTGGCGGCATTTTCCTGCAGGCCGCCGCCCAGTGCCCGGTACAGGTCGATTGCATTGGTCAGCCGTAGCAGCCGGGTTTGCACCAGCGCCTGTTCGGCGTTAAACAATTCGCGCTGCGCGTCCAGTACTTCCAGCGAACTGGCCACGCCATTCTTGAAGCGCAGGTCGGCCAGGCGCAGACGATCGGCCTGCGCTTCGCCCACGCTGCGCTGGGCGTCCAGCTGCTCATTCAAGGTGGCGCGCGCCGCCAGGGCGTCAGCGACTTCGCGGAATGCCACCTGGACCGATTTTTCATAATCGGCCACGGCGATATGCTTGCGTACGTGCGCAAGATCCAGGCTGTTGCTGTTGCGGCCGGCATCGAAAATCGGTATGGCCAGTTGCGGCACAAATGACCAGGTGCGCGAACCGGCATCGAACAGGCCGGACAGTGTATTGCTGGCGGTGCCTACTCCCGCGGTCAGGGAAATGCGCGGGAAGAAGGCGGCGCGGGCGGCGCCGATGTTGGCGTTGGTGGCAATCAGGCGCTGTTCGGCGGCGCGGATGTCGGGGCGCTGCGTCAGCAAGTCCGAGGGCAGGCCGGCCGGCAGTTCCGCCACGATCCCTTGCGAATTCAGCATCTGTGCCGTCGGCAAATCTGTCATAGGTTTACCTACCAGCAGCGCCAGCGCATTGGCGGCTTGCGCGCGCTGCCGCGCCAGCGTTGCCAGTGCCACCCGTGCCGAGCCGACCAGGGTTTCATTCAGACGCAGATCAAGCGCGGACGAGGCGCCGACATCGAAGCGCTGTTTTGCCAGTCGGTAAGCGGATTCGCGGCCTTCCAGGGTTTTTTGCGCCAGCACGTATTGTTCATCGAAGGCGCGTTCGGCCAGGTATGCCTTGGCCGTTTCGGCTACCAGGCCGATATGGGCCGCCTGGCGCGCCTCGGCGGTGGCCAGGTATTGCGCCAGCGCCGCGTCATTCAGGCTCCTTATCCGGCCGAAGAAATCCAGCTCGAAGGAGGTCAGGCTCAGGCCGACCTGGTAGCTGCGGCTGACCGTCGACAGGCCGGTGGGCGACAGCGTTACCGGCACCCGCGCGTTCGAGTTCGACACCTGGCCGTTCAGGGTGGGCAGGAGATCGGCCGACTGGATATTGTAGAGCGCGCGTGCCTCGTCGATGCGCAGCGCCGCTGTGCGCAAGTCGCGGTTGTTTTCCAGGGCGGCGGCAATCAGCGCCTGCAGGCGCGCATCGGCGAAGAATTCGCGCCAGCCAAGTTCAACGGGCCTGGCTGCCGTGCCGGCTGCCTCTGCCGGGTAGTTGGCCGCCACCGGCGCCTGCGGTCTCTCGTAGCGCGGCGCCAGCGTGCAGCCGGCCATGAGGCTGGCGCTCAACAGTAAAAGGCTTGATTTGATCATGCCGCTTCTCCATCGTTCGGTTCCAGGTGCGCGGCATACATGCGGCGCTGGCGTTCGCTGCCCTTGAAGATTCTCCTGACCACGACAAAGAAGACCGGCACCAGGAACACCGCCAGCACGGTGGCGGTGATCATGCCGCCCATGACGCCGGTGCCGATGGCGCGTTGGCTGGCCGAGCCGGCGCCGCTTGCCGTCACCAGCGGCAGTACGCCGAGAATGAAGGCCAGCGAGGTCATGACGATCGGGCGGAAGCGTAGCTGCGCAGCTTCCAGCGTGGCTTCGACCAGGCCCTTGCCCTGCGCATGCAAGTCCTTGGCAAATTCGATGATCAGGATGGCGTTCTTGGACGACAGGCCAATGATGGCGATCAGGCCGACCTTGAAATAGACATCGTTGGGCAGATCGCGCATGCTTGCCCCAAGCAAGGAGCCGAGAATTCCGAGCGGCACCACCAGCATCACCGCCAGCGGAATCGAGGTGCTTTCGTAGAGGGCCGCCAGCACCAGGAATACCGCCAGCAGAGACAGCAGGAATAGTGCCGGCGCCTGCGAGCCGGAGGTCTTTTCCTCAAACGACTGGCCGGTCCACTCATAGCCGAAACCGGTCGGCAACTGCGTCGCCAGCCGTTCCATTTCCGCGATTGCTTCGCCAGTGCTGCGCCCTTCGGCGGCCTGGCCGGAAATGCGGAAGGCAGGATAGCCGTTGAAGCGCACCAGTTGCACCGGGCCGGTGCTCCAGCGCGAGGAAGCGAAGGACGAGAACGGCACCATGCTTCCCTTGTTGTTGCGTACGTACAGCCGCAGCAAGTCTTCCGGACGCAGCCGCTGCGGCGCATCGACCTGCACGATCACGCGCTGCTGCCGCCCCTGGTTTGGAAAGTCGTTGACATAGCTGGTGCCGATCGCAGTGGACAGGGTGGCATTGATGTCGGCGAAACTGAGACCGAGCGCGCTGGCCTTGTCGCGGTCGATGTCCAGACGCAGCTGCGGCGTGTCTTCCAGTCCCTCCGGATGCACACCCTTGAGCACCGGGCTTTTCGCCGCCAGCTCAAGCAGTTGGTTGCGCGCGGCCAGCAGCGCCTGCTGGCCTTGGCCGCCACGGTCCTGCAGGCGGAAGGTGAAGCCGGTGGCGTTACCCAGTTCACGGATCGGCGGTGGATTGACCGGGACGATGATGGCGTCGCGGATGCCGGACAGCGCGCCCCTGGCACGCTCGACGATGGCGCCAGCCGAATCATCGGCGCCGCGATCTTGCCAGTCCTTCAGCGGCACGAATGTCAGTGCGGCATTCTGGCCGCGGCCGGAGAAGCTGAAACCGAGCACGGCGATGACGTGCTCGACCCCTGGCTGTTTCAGGTAATACTCCTCGACCTGCTTGACCACTTCGCGCGTGCGGTGGGTCGATGCCCCCGGTGGCAGCTGGATGTTGGTCATGATAAAACCCTGGTCTTCGGTGGGCAGGAAGGACGAGGGCAGGCGCGCGTACAGTAGCGCCACGCAACCGATGATCAGGGCATAAATCACCATGTAGCGCAGGGATTTGCCGAGCATCCTGCCGACCACGCTTTGGTAGCCGGTCGAGGCGCGCTGGAAGCTGCGGTTGAACCAGCCGAAGAAGCCCGACTTCTCATGGTGATGGCCAGCCTGCACCGGCTTCAGGATGGTCGCGCACAGGGCCGGCGTCAAGGTCAGTGCCATCAGGGCCGAGAACACCATCGACGACACCATCGACAGGGAAAACTGGCGATAGATCGAGCCCACCGCGCCGCCGAAAAAGGCCATCGGGATGAACACCGCGATCAACACCAGCGTGATGCCGACGATGGCGCCGGTGATCTGGCCCATGGCCTTGCGGGTGGCGTCGCGCGGCGACAGGCCTTCCTCGCGCATGATGCGCTCGACGTTTTCGACCACCACGATGGCATCGTCCACCAGGATGCCGATCGCCAGCACCATGCCGAACATGGTCAGGACGTTGATCGAGAAGCCGAAGGCCAGCATGGTGGCCAGGGTGCCCAGCAGCGCCACCGGCACGACGATGGTCGGGATCAGGGTGTAGCGGATGTTCTGCAGGAACAGGTACATCACCAAAAACACCAGCAGCACGGCTTCGGCCAGGGTCTTGACCACTTCTTCAATGGAGATCTTGACGAACAGCGAAGTGTCATAGGGAATTTCGTACTTGACGCCAGCCGGGAAGAATTTTTTCAGTTCTTCCATCTTGGCGCGCACCGCGGTGGCGGTGCCGAGCGCGTTCGCGGTAGGGGACAACTGTACGCCAATCGCCGCGCTGGGGCTGCCATCGGTGCGTGAGGAAGTGGCATAGGTCTGGCCGCCGATCTCGATGCTGGCAACATCGGCCAGGCGCACCACCGAGCCATCCGGGTTGGCGCGCAGCGTGATGCGGCCGAATTCGTCGGCGCCGGCCAGTTGCCCGCTCACCACCACGCTGGCCGAAATCGGCTGCGTTCCCGGACTGGGCAAATCACCCAGCGTGCCGCCCGAGACTTGCGCGTTCTGGGCACGGATGGCATTGCTGACGTCGGCCGGCGTCAGCTTCAGGCTGGCCAGCTTGGCCGGGTCGATCCAGATGCGCATGGCGCGCTCGGTGCCGAACAGCTGCGCCTGGCCGACGCCCGGCACGCGCTTGATTTCGTTGAGGACGTTGCGCGAAAGGTAGTCGCCCAGCGCCACCGGATCCAGGCTGCCGTCGGTGGTGGTCAGGCTGATCATCTGCAGGAAGTTGCTGCGCGCCTTGTTGACCTGCACCCCTTGTTGCAGCACTGCCTGCGGCAGGCGCGGCTCGACCCGCTTGATACGGTTTTGTACGTCGACTGCGGCCAGGTCGGGATTGGTGCCCGGCACGAAGGTGACCGTGATCTGCGCGGTGCCGTTGGACTGGCTTTCCGATTCGATGTACTGCAGGCCTTCGGCGCCGTTCATCTCCTGCTCGATCAGGCTGGTCACGCTTTCGTCGAGGATTTTCGCGGTGGCACCGGGATAGGTGGCGGAAATCACCACCGACGGCGGCGCGATGGTCGGGTATTGCGCCACCGGCAGCGCGCGGATCGCCAGCAGGCCGGCCAGCATGATGAACAGCGCGATCACCCAGGCGAAGACCGGACGGTCGATGAAAAATTTTGCCATGGCGGGCTTCCTTTAGCGGGACTTTAGCGGGACTTGACGTCCAGGACGACTGGTTTGGCATCCTTGTCGCCCTTGCCGGCGGCGCCGGACCACGCCACCGTCCTGACTGCGGCGCCCGGTCTGGCTTTTTGCAAGCCTTCGACGATGACACGGTCGCCTGCCTGCAAGCCTTCGCTGACGATCCAGGCATCGCCCTGGCTGCGGTCGGCCTTGACCTGCCTTGCCGTGACCTTGTCGCCGGCGTCTACCAGCATCACGCTGGCGCCATTGGCATTACGCAGCACTGCTTGCTGCGGCACGATGATGGTGTTTTCACTGATCGCCTGGTCCAGCCGCGCACGCACGAACAGGCCGGGCATCAGCAGGCGTTCTGGATTCGGGAATACCGCGCGCAGGATTACCGCGCCGGTGCTTTCATCGACCGTCATGTCGGAAAACAGCAGCTTGCCGGCATGCGGATAGGGGCGACCGTCTTCCATCAGCAGGCTGATCCTGGCTTCATCGCGACCGATGCCTTTGAACTGGCCGGCGGCCAGCGCCTGGCGCAACTGCAGCACCTCGGCGCCGGACTGCGTGAGCGTGACATAGATCGGGTCGAGCTGCTGGATGGTGGCCAGCGGGGTCACCTCGTTCTGCCCGACCAGCGCGCCTTCAGTGACCTGGGCGCGGCCGATGCGCCCGGTAATCGGCGCAGTCACCGTGGCGTAGCTCAGGTTCAGCCGTGCCGTGGCCAGCGCCGCTTTGGCGGTGGCGACATCGGCGGCTGCCAGTTTTTGCGACACATTCACATCATCGTATTCCTGCTTGCTGATCGCGCTGGTGTCGACCAGTGCCGCATAGCGCTGCGCTTTCATGCTGGTTTGGGCGAGATTGGCCTCGGCCTTGGCCAGCGCCGCCTGCGCGCTTTGATGACTGGCCTGGAACGGCGCATCATCGATG
This window harbors:
- the waaA gene encoding lipid IV(A) 3-deoxy-D-manno-octulosonic acid transferase is translated as MRRLYSFAWWLALPLVLARLWWRGRREPGYRRHVSERLGFYRGIDRSVAAGRPLLWVHAVSVGETRAAEPLIDSLLAAYPDAAVLLTHMTPTGRATGRALFGKHGARLVQSYLPYDTGWMVRRFLSHFQPRLCVLMETEVWPNLIAGCVRQHVPVMLVNARLSERSLAKAQRLSGLMREAARGFSCIAAQTEADAARLRQMGASNVHVTGSIKFDVAPPQEILIRGAALRGQIGSRPVLLCASTREGEEELILDALLQCDLQQALVVIVPRHPQRFDAVARMAALRNIMLCRRSELGSAWVGPEVRVLLGDSMGEMFAYYAACDVAFIGGSLLPLGGQNLIEACALGKPVLIGPHTHNFLTISADAVDAGAAIRVADAPAMLQQARRLLQADVERIVMGAKAKAYAEQHRGATARTMALLKPLID
- a CDS encoding efflux RND transporter permease subunit, whose amino-acid sequence is MAKFFIDRPVFAWVIALFIMLAGLLAIRALPVAQYPTIAPPSVVISATYPGATAKILDESVTSLIEQEMNGAEGLQYIESESQSNGTAQITVTFVPGTNPDLAAVDVQNRIKRVEPRLPQAVLQQGVQVNKARSNFLQMISLTTTDGSLDPVALGDYLSRNVLNEIKRVPGVGQAQLFGTERAMRIWIDPAKLASLKLTPADVSNAIRAQNAQVSGGTLGDLPSPGTQPISASVVVSGQLAGADEFGRITLRANPDGSVVRLADVASIEIGGQTYATSSRTDGSPSAAIGVQLSPTANALGTATAVRAKMEELKKFFPAGVKYEIPYDTSLFVKISIEEVVKTLAEAVLLVFLVMYLFLQNIRYTLIPTIVVPVALLGTLATMLAFGFSINVLTMFGMVLAIGILVDDAIVVVENVERIMREEGLSPRDATRKAMGQITGAIVGITLVLIAVFIPMAFFGGAVGSIYRQFSLSMVSSMVFSALMALTLTPALCATILKPVQAGHHHEKSGFFGWFNRSFQRASTGYQSVVGRMLGKSLRYMVIYALIIGCVALLYARLPSSFLPTEDQGFIMTNIQLPPGASTHRTREVVKQVEEYYLKQPGVEHVIAVLGFSFSGRGQNAALTFVPLKDWQDRGADDSAGAIVERARGALSGIRDAIIVPVNPPPIRELGNATGFTFRLQDRGGQGQQALLAARNQLLELAAKSPVLKGVHPEGLEDTPQLRLDIDRDKASALGLSFADINATLSTAIGTSYVNDFPNQGRQQRVIVQVDAPQRLRPEDLLRLYVRNNKGSMVPFSSFASSRWSTGPVQLVRFNGYPAFRISGQAAEGRSTGEAIAEMERLATQLPTGFGYEWTGQSFEEKTSGSQAPALFLLSLLAVFLVLAALYESTSIPLAVMLVVPLGILGSLLGASMRDLPNDVYFKVGLIAIIGLSSKNAILIIEFAKDLHAQGKGLVEATLEAAQLRFRPIVMTSLAFILGVLPLVTASGAGSASQRAIGTGVMGGMITATVLAVFLVPVFFVVVRRIFKGSERQRRMYAAHLEPNDGEAA
- a CDS encoding efflux transporter outer membrane subunit encodes the protein MIKSSLLLLSASLMAGCTLAPRYERPQAPVAANYPAEAAGTAARPVELGWREFFADARLQALIAAALENNRDLRTAALRIDEARALYNIQSADLLPTLNGQVSNSNARVPVTLSPTGLSTVSRSYQVGLSLTSFELDFFGRIRSLNDAALAQYLATAEARQAAHIGLVAETAKAYLAERAFDEQYVLAQKTLEGRESAYRLAKQRFDVGASSALDLRLNETLVGSARVALATLARQRAQAANALALLVGKPMTDLPTAQMLNSQGIVAELPAGLPSDLLTQRPDIRAAEQRLIATNANIGAARAAFFPRISLTAGVGTASNTLSGLFDAGSRTWSFVPQLAIPIFDAGRNSNSLDLAHVRKHIAVADYEKSVQVAFREVADALAARATLNEQLDAQRSVGEAQADRLRLADLRFKNGVASSLEVLDAQRELFNAEQALVQTRLLRLTNAIDLYRALGGGLQENAASAAK
- a CDS encoding efflux RND transporter periplasmic adaptor subunit; this encodes MNIAGRSTRIALFASTALLSACIDQAGASKTPASPPPAEVAVMTVAPQRLALTTELPGRLEAARVAQVRARVPGIVLQRVFHEGSDVKAGEVLFRIDDAPFQASHQSAQAALAKAEANLAQTSMKAQRYAALVDTSAISKQEYDDVNVSQKLAAADVATAKAALATARLNLSYATVTAPITGRIGRAQVTEGALVGQNEVTPLATIQQLDPIYVTLTQSGAEVLQLRQALAAGQFKGIGRDEARISLLMEDGRPYPHAGKLLFSDMTVDESTGAVILRAVFPNPERLLMPGLFVRARLDQAISENTIIVPQQAVLRNANGASVMLVDAGDKVTARQVKADRSQGDAWIVSEGLQAGDRVIVEGLQKARPGAAVRTVAWSGAAGKGDKDAKPVVLDVKSR